tttcagttcataataattttgttattgcatttatattttgaacacaatctaaattaaattttgtcatttggacaatctttgttaaattagcaccaaaatattgacaaatatattttttatgaattaaaaaattgagaaataacaaagggcaaaataaagaaaacaaacatgcattaaagggattgcgaggttgctttgtttatcttctttccttacttatttttttggtacgtaaagtttaactttttatttatatgacattttataattgtaaaaaaaatcgcgatagtcaaagaatgacattttgaaccttggtgttttaaaggtgaattttaattcatgatttctaaacatccttgattatgtctggtttcatccaaacattatccaattcgtgaatttgttttcatttactccttattatgtattctttatgtatgtattctccttatgtgtgcttatcgaatgtctcgaagaaaatgttcagatttccgaaatgttgcgacattagtagcattaataatacagaaaattgttaatagcattttagattaataacacattcattagctctttttaaggtaaacaagttttatctatttattttttttcattgcttatgtcgtttgtcaaacacttatattttacattttttatgtagttttttttacgaataaaacaaaaactacccttcgtatcaaaaagtaattgataaaaaacttttggaaaattttgcaaaatttgaattttcgattattcttaacaatctgaaaagttgttatgataatcttgtagggctctcaaaaagcaacgtttttcttctctcgagttttttttttcaagtctcgtgctggttagtttacaattttcagtttggtatttttttttttaatttgttgaaaacgctataattctggtaatattctttttatcaaaagaaatcgatgaggtaaattgttcggatttccaattattacgaatacccgtacatggaatttttaaatcttgaaaaaaattgtctcagaaattttgaaaattctgtaactttttgaattttcacccaaagtagccaatcaacttgatctttagtttctgacacttaaagaatataccaacggccaatataatagattattttttcaaaagttattatactcgcaaacaaacatgcatatggaaaggcagaaacactcgtaaaaacctgtatttcgtgtccagacgtaaaatttgacacaaatctaataacttttttgatgagaatgtaaaaaatatctgtactctgagtactgccgtgatttgaaatgttgaagatttggaatttcaaattatttagttttcaagatatatatttttaaggtataatatgaaattttttttgaaaagttcaattttgaagacttgcaatggaaaattctttaattttaaagatctgcaatttaaaactctttaatttagaatatttgcaatcagaaactcttgaatttcaaatgctgtataaataaatcaataacaaataaattaattaatttaaatctaacaaaattttaattaaatttaattaaataacaaaataaaataaaaattcatataaattgtcatgattttgaagattaaaagtaaagaattctcaattataaatctccctaattcaagaaatttgacaTACATATcatgaaaatgaatgaatttttaatttcgaagtattgggttaaaagttttaattaatttggagcccaaaaaaatcacatttgagaaatttcaacggacatgttcaccaaatcgttctcttagtcNNNNNNNNNNNNNNNNNNNNNNNNNNNNNNNNNNNNNNNNNNNNNNNNNNNNNNNNNNNNNNNNNNNNNNNNNNNNNNNNNNNNNNNNNNNNNNNNNNNNgctctgagggttcaaagttttcttattcaaagtagagaaatcctaacaccaaatacaggtttgtcccagagagcagttatagatttatgaacttattattactctgccattcactcattgtcagtgCTCGGaatgtaataattaagaaaattttaaaatacatgcgggaaattcattagtcgaatagactaaaatatctctagaaattgcaaactgtacaaatataaaaataaacacttaataatattaaagaacaatgtatagatattgtactaaaagttttatctgttagaatgaaaatataatatggtgaagtaaataaattgttacttataaaagaatatcaaaagatgagaaataacaaagatatatttgaaaataatcaaataattttaggaatattataaaatatatgaaacagaaatataaatttaattttctctctggtatctattaaaataaccatgtcttacaaagcgtggatattttacgtttgttatgaaatgttggcaatttatttttaatttaaatggttcttgtccaagctaagtttaccatcagtgcgcgtCGAAGgcgtgccgagagttgcttacagcgctccaagtggctcttggcaaactatatgggatggtgctatttacggggagcggtgggcaGAGGGGTAgagacttttttcgccggacgcgccgtctatatttatggcgggtaactaagctcgcaccgcatctacgtttataatatctttggaatCAGTCtgatatcagctgtgtcaaagcagcactagcgcagcgagtagacaacttcgaacttctaggggtctgtgggtaaaacagattgcatgattgccgtaagagaaagttaaaagtccatggacataggaaacacggggccatcttacgatgtgcaaTTTCATTATGCGCGAGAgattttttgccgacaaactgtgcatgaaaatataaacatgtgggcgctgccatgtttgtcgtgggacatcaaaaggtggcggacctcccccctcattgcatcacctccgcaatggcatgcctagtcccttattTCCTATGCCCATGTAAAAGTAAAACTTCTGCCTTTAAACCTAAATATGTCCgttgataatcattatttgcataaataaacttttttcttcttccaacTCTTTCCAAGGcaacaaacgatcctttaatgagttctatgaataaccgttcatagaatcatgaaatcttgaaaacatgtgggttcaaaaattttgaagacgcgctcactttttgaatttttatccaaaatatctggtttacgaacttattctttctttttaggttttaaaaatgtgtgacaaagcagaatccaatatattcaatttttctaaagttatcgtgcCAACAGAATACAGACTATAGATTACAGACTACAGagagacatacagacaaacaccttggtaaaaatcgtttttttctgacttagtgtgtctcaaaacgtggagatttgatggaAACCAACAAAggaaaatattacataaaaccaataccttctcattaggatcaGAATGTAACattagttgtgatgagaatgtgcccacacgggaggctgatttttttattgttaatatcgcttttcaaattcaaaaaacaagcatgctatcaaaaagtgatttgaatcaaattcgtagatctttttgaaatgcagaATTTTTGTCTAGCCatctttttacctattttgcatagtttaaccgaaaatgtaatttttgattttccattattttttgatgctcccaaaatttgaattttcgatatttcaagaaaattcagaaagttgttaGAACAGtcttcaaaggttttaaaaaagaaacatttttctttttgtgacTTTTTTCCATAACGTGAGtcgttaggataaattgttcttctgattgaatactatgaatatccgtacagacaatttttgaattttgaaaaaagtggtctcaaaaattttcaaaatacgctcacttcttgaattttcaccaaaaatggttggttcacgaacttgacctttattttagcacactaaaatagtataccaaaggccaatccaatctgtcattCCTTTAGAAATTGATCGTGCTTACAAACTAAATATCTACAGACCCACAGAAAAACATGACACACACAGCCGCATACACAGATagccagacacattcgtaaaaacatgcTTTTGGctttcaggggtctcaaaacgtagacgtTCGAAAAAACGggaggggggggtcaaattttacacaaatctaataccttcttttaatgagaatgtaaaaaagttcctGCTGAGTGGGTACATTTAGCCTTAGAGCCGAGgacgtttttggcgagttattaggtaacgattctgccactattttcctgattgttgagaacatactgatcaccaaatgtggcttctccaggggtagtcccggggagaaggtgtttattCACTCATTctaagttgtaaaaaaaaatgaattaaataattcatagggtaacggctgaatctgTCTGCAGAACGATCTAGAGGTGTAAAAGATTACgtcattttaaagatattttctaaaacccaaatttttaatataacattctactcattattcaaaacatatattttaagaggcagaacaaaatttcgggaaaaaaatcctggcagaacatcgcgaTCTCCCCGGTTTTGACATTTGTCATTGTGTGTCGGTTGACGGCCCTGATACTgcagtttgcgatgttctgcctggatgttatccccgagattttgttctgcctcttcgaatatatgttttgaataatgagtagaatgttatataaaaaatttgggtgtttgaaaataactttaaaatgacatattcttttacacctatggatcgttctgcccccccccccttccgcaccagcctattgttctgccaattacatggaacattgtctaattgtctccacatttaacgcagaaagattcagccgttaccctatgacttattttaatcattttttttttacaacttcgaatgagtaaataaacaccttctccccgggactacccctggagaagccacatttcgtgatcagtatattctcaacaatcaggaaaatagtggcagaatcgttacctaataactcgccaaaaacggcctaTGCTCTCCGAGTATTTCTTGCTACTACTTTTGTCCTTTAATTTCttattcgtctcgtgtgtggagtttcaaaaaattcaacttttaatgttCTTGATGCtatatttatgatttaaactaaaaacagaactatcaaaaaactATATGTgacaataaatcatttttacaacctcatcagagaaggtattagatttgtgtaaaatttgacctccctatTTTTTGTCGGaagttccacgttttgagacccgctGAATTCGAAAAGCAagcttttacgaatgtgtctatccgtatgtatatctgtctgtcgttgtatctgtctttatgtctctctgtctgtctgtgagcacgataacttttggaaaaaattaatcttttagattggcttttggtacactcttttagtgtcctaagctaaatgctaagttcgttagtcagacattttggataacaaTACTAAAAATGAGCCcatgttttaaattttggagtacacattttttcaagattcaaaaattctgtgtacagttgttcatagtacttgaaaagaaacaTGTTACTTTACGATAGTCCTACAAGATTGtcattaactttttgaattttttgaaaaattcaaattttgaccgcacgatagctaattaaaaatcaaaaattgcattttgtgatcaaactatgcgagatagaaaaaaaatgataagacaaacattttttacattctcatcagagaaggtattagacatgtgtaaaatttaacaaccctCCCTCCCCTCCCCCCAGTTCTTGtgaaatgttcacgttttgagaccccctaaattcgaaaaataagttgttacgaatgtgtatgtctgtatgtatgtatgcctgtctgtctatcagcacgatgacttttgaaaaaataattttattagattggcctctagtacactctttaagtgtcctaaactaaaggttcaGTTCGTTAACGAggcattatggataaaaatttaaaaattgagggtcttttgaatatttttgataccattttttcaaaattcaagaattctctgtacggttattcatagtatttaaaaattcgaacaatttatctgatgactttttcataaaattggaaattaagagagttacagtatttgaaaaattccaaaaaagacacgaaaatgaacctttgaagccaattaacggacgatataaaaaaatggcaagagaagaaatagtgtgatttctaaatgccctagaagattatcataacaactttttgaattttcttgataaatcaaaaaataaattttgacagcgtaaaaaataatggaaaatccaaaagttacatcttttcattcaacattttcacattatttaaaatagtctctaatataataatgcattttcaaataatatatatatatatatatatatgcgtgcgcgcgcgcgcgtgtgtgtgtgtgtgtatgtgtgcatATATACatcatttagaagttaaaaaacggtaagacGGCTCAGTAGACCATAtaagtaaagtttaaatcataaagaaaacattgagaATCAGccaattcagtttatggaaaaccgacaaaagttgcgataaaacgttgaaaaaacaaatttttttgaaagaatgcgCATATTTTGAAACGCGACAATGAAATTTcgcctgttttaataccaatgcaagttacaaattataataatataaatttatgggaatgatataaaatttcagggataaactcgagtgggaagcacgagatacttgatGCGAATGTGTTTGTTAacccaaaggagctttaacaaaagagaattcacaatggctacattactgttgtcgatactttcatctttagttttaaaaagtctctgcagaaagatcgagcgcgtagcgcgaggtaaatacattatcgagcgcgaagcacgagataaatatataAGCGAGCTATACGGAATATATATTCCGCATTGGAGCGCACCTAAGGAACGCGACTGATAGAAATCGTACTCCGATCTTTGGTCTTTTGATTTTTCCCGCATTCGTACACAGACCTTGTAAAATCCAAGGTCAAAGGACCGACAAgcgtaattttgtgattttgaaatcacttttgttaaagctctttcggctttaacgaacacattctcatcgcttttattttttctataaaattttactgCACAATAAAACGGTTTACTTCTTAAAAATATATGCTCAATAAGAGAAAtgtgcaaaaaatgtaaaaattatttatttaaaaaattggcaatCTCTCTACAAGTCGTGAGTTGGATAATCTTTATACTTGCTGCGGCGGAATACTTGGTTTcttttttcataagattttaatagACAATGAAACTGCTTACTTCATGAAAATATgtgagtaataaaaaaatttggaattttttttttttaaattccctatctCTCTACAAGTCGTGAGTTTGCTAATCTTCAAACTTGCTGCGACGGAATActttattttttccataaaattttaatacaaaatgaaactgtttactTCCTGCAAATATATGCGTAATGAAAAGTATTTATCAATTTACAATACAAGTCATGAAAttgagtatttttaaaagttctgcgACGAAATTCTTTTCATGGTTGCAATAAAACTCAATGTACAATAAAACTGTTTACTgcgaaaaaattgtatgaataatAGCAATAATTTGCAAATCTATTTCAACgctattaaaatgttttattattatttttattagtttttctcTATATAAGACgcattttttcagtttctgtTCAAAAGCAGCACGTAAGAGAAGAATACTCCGAAATCTAGAAGGTgcgttttttaatattgtaaattataataaattttactatATTGACGAGACTTTTGTATAatgcataataaaaaatactgtatATATAAGCATACATTTAAAAAAGCCATATATATTGGATGCTATATAATCCTTATCTTTTTCacagaaaatcgaatttgtattaacaaattttcaaatctccACTCATCACTATCCTCGATTGACTTTCttaaattctattggtaaataaacTAATATTCTCATTTATTATAAGAAGGGATAATATAATGCTACAAAGGGAAGTCTTTTACTAAAAAAGAGTAAGCCCAAATATGTTACAAACTCGAGGAAATTCCAGCAGAAATTCAATCTGCTCAAGTAAAAGTATTGCATTATTAATAAGATAGATAAATATTTGAACAaacagttttaaaacaaaaagcgaCATCTTCAACCATCAAGACTTTTTATCAccatcaaaaattcatgtatttaaaaaaatctaatgtgGTCTCAATGTGTGAATCAATAACTTTCAAGTGCAATTGGCTtagtcaagaaattaaaaattgagtaacaaTTGtagaacataaataatttttcggttTTGTTTGCGCCCTAAAAAAGTGTGTAATTTTTTCAGGTACTTGTAGATTTACAAACATCAAAATAAAAAGGATGCGTTTTtgtgcttttttcaaatttccgcaAAATGAGATTTCTTATTAagtcattttaaagttatgagatatttttgaaattattttttcaacgctGCAAATCTCTGAATCTATACTATATTCTTTCatgtataaaagtttaaaaatctgaattaaaacaaatgttaaaaaataagaaataaatttgctCACAAGACTGAATGATAGCGAGAATTCGTCTTAAAAGTGGGACTTTTAGTTTCATTAGTAGattgaaaaatccacttttttggtGATTcctatttcagtttttttgttaagAGTATTATCTTATagtctattttttaaagattaagagtaagtttaaagaaaaaatcaaattattgatttattactTATTCATTGTttatcaatttacaaaaaaatgatccACAGGTGAAAAAATGATTCAACTGGGATTGCTCCTTCTACTCTGCGCTAGAGCTTTCGCATATCCTGCGCTTACGTCTACGCCTGATCCTGCTTCTGCGGATTCGGCTTCACTTCCGACCGCTTTTATGGCCTCGGCTCCATCTACGCCTGGTGCTATGCCTGCGGCTACACCTACAGCTATACCCGCACCCACTTCTATGACTGCGGCTACACCTGTGACTGCTGTTATGCCTACGGGTACACCTACGTCTACTTCTACGTCTACGTCTACCTCTTCGTCTTGTGAACATTGTAAAAATGTGCAAATTGTGCAGGATTTCGATCTGGAAGAAGTAAATATGAATCAACATTATGCAGAAAATGACAGAAATGAATTTGTCTCAAACATAATCTAAAGCTGATATCTAAATTTGCAATTAGTTTAGAATCAACATTTAAGTCAAATCTCCACACCTAATTTCTgtgtttgagaaaaaagaaattttctcaaaatcaatttaaaaaatatttaatttgtacataatataatttttctgcgTAGTTCCAGGGGCGATGGTACCTATTAGGGAAATATGCTACCGCTTCTAATCTGTTCACAAAATGCATGACTCCATACTGGTCGCTGAACGAGGAAGGTACATTAGATGCGGAACTCGCCCTAATAGACGTGTTGTAAGAACAATAGTATTTCACAACTTAAATAGGAgagataagaaattttaaaaaaccaggTTGTAATTGGAAGTAAATAACAttgctattaaaaatattatttgtaatctaTGGTTATCTCAAACAATATGTTTTTCTAAATTGATGCACCCCATATTCTGAATGCAG
This Belonocnema kinseyi isolate 2016_QV_RU_SX_M_011 chromosome 3, B_treatae_v1, whole genome shotgun sequence DNA region includes the following protein-coding sequences:
- the LOC117169627 gene encoding apolipoprotein D-like — its product is MIQLGLLLLLCARAFAYPALTSTPDPASADSASLPTAFMASAPSTPGAMPAATPTAIPAPTSMTAATPVTAVMPTGTPTSTSTSTSTSSSCEHCKNVQIVQDFDLEEFQGRWYLLGKYATASNLFTKCMTPYWSLNEEGTLDAELALIDVLNNVVITHTGVTTFIGTEGRYTVEYDGVGYGEHWVIYTDYTRISIIFTCGDLAIDGETNLFILGREKQLDKDSFVEVLQFLMDNQLNDVALDLQDWSECPDMTC